In Mercurialis annua linkage group LG6, ddMerAnnu1.2, whole genome shotgun sequence, the following are encoded in one genomic region:
- the LOC126653945 gene encoding inhibitor of trypsin and hageman factor-like → MADICTDPGKSSWPELVGMNGKVAAEIIGRENTSVGVVIVKEGMAVTMDFRCDRVRVWVDKHGIVKDTPHIG, encoded by the exons ATGGCAGACATTTGCACTG ATCCCGGAAAAAGCTCATGGCCGGAGCTGGTGGGGATGAACGGAAAAGTGGCGGCCGAAATAATCGGAAGAGAAAATACAAGCGTTGGTGTTGTGATAGTGAAGGAAGGGATGGCGGTGACGATGGATTTCCGATGTGATAGGGTTCGAGTTTGGGTTGACAAACATGGAATTGTCAAGGACACTCCTCATATTGGTTAA